A region of the Lysobacter sp. K5869 genome:
CGCGCGCATCGTTCATGTTGCGGCCATTCGTCTCTGGAGCCGCATTTTCCAGGGTTTTCCTCGCCGACAGCGGCTTCAGCGAAGTATCGACGCGATAGCCGCGATGCATTCGAACGCACTCGATGCGCAAGGTTTTTCGCCAGTCCCCATCCGTTCATTTCATTCATTTTTGCCTTGAAAACAGGCCTCTAACACGCTTCTCGCGTGAAAAGTTCCTTCACGCGCGTTCGCGCGGCAAGTTCGGTTCATGCATGCGTTGCTAACTTGCGCCCCGCCTCCCCCAAGGCATTACGCAACACACACAACAACACAGGAGTCCACTCCATGATCCGCTTCCGTCATTTGACCCTTGCCATGCTCGGCGCCCTGGCCTTCGCCCCGGCCGCGTTCGCTCAGGATGCGTCCACCGACAGCGCGAGCGGCAAGCGCTTCGCCATCGTCGGCGGCTACGCCCTGACCCAGCCGACCAAGAATCCGCAGATCGCCGGCACCCGCACCAACCTGGACGGCGACGGCGCTCCGACCCTCAGCGCCAGCTACTTCATCAACGACAACTTCGCCGTCGAGTTGTGGGGTTCGGCCGACAAGTTCGGCCACCGCATCAACTCCAGCGCCGGCAAACTCGGCAGCGTCGATTCGCAGCCGGTCGCGCTGAGCGGCCAGTACCACTTCCGCGGCGCCGACAGCATCGTGCGTCCGTTCGTGGGCCTGGGCTACTACCAGGCCAACTACACCGGCGAGAAGCTCGAGAACGGCCAGCGCCTGGGCGTGGACAACGCCAAGGGCGGCATCGCCACCGCCGGCGTCGACCTCAACATCAACCCGACCTGGTTCGCCCGCGCCGACGTGCGCTACATGCAGGGCAGCAAGTCGGACGTGAAGCTCAACGGCCTGAAGGTCGGCGAGGCCGAACTGAACCCGGTCACCGTCGGCGTCGGCATCGGCGCGCGCTTCTAAGCGAGCACCACCTAAGCGGGCACGCTCCGAGCGAGCCGCGCTACCGCGCAGTGGCAGTACGCAGCAAGCAGTGGCAGTACCGCAAGACAGCAAGCGATGCACCGCAACACCGTTGTGATCGAAGGCAGTCGCAGTACGCAGTACCGATGTAGCAGTACGCAGTCGCAGTACCGAACGGGCTCCCTCGCGGGAGCCCGTTCTTTTTTGCCCGCGGGAAACGCACCTCAGGCCGGCGCGTCGCCGACGAACTGGATGACGTAGAACGCCGCGCCGCGCGGATCGGCCAGCCGGGCGATGCGCACGCCGCTGTTGGCTTGGAACGGCGCCGATTCCAGACGCCCACCGAGGTCCAACGCGCGCTGCACGCAAGCGTCCACGTCCTGCACCTGCAGATAGATCGACCAATGCGGCGGCCGGTCGCGCCACTCCGGCCGCATCTGCAGCAGGCCGCCGAGCATGCGCTGTTCGTCGGCGAACACGCGGTAGCCGTCCGGCGCGCTGGGATGGCCGCGCATGCGCCAGCCGAACAGTTGCTGGTAATAGCGTTCGGCGCGGTCGATGTCGCCGGTGGCCAGTTCCGCCCAGCACACCGCGTTGTCCACGCCCAGCGCGTCGGCGCCGGGGTGGGCGCGCTGCTGCGCGAGCGAGAACACCACGCCTTCCGGGTCGGCGCACACCGCCATGCGCACGTGTTCCATCAGTTCGAACGGCGCGGCGATCATGCGTCCGCCCAGCGCGACCGCGCGCGCGACCGCCTTGTCGCAATCGGCGGTGCGGAAGTACACGCCCCAGTGCGGCGCGCCGATCCCGTCGACGCCGACGACCGCGCCGGGCACCAAGGTGTAGGTGCCGGCCACGTCGCGGCCGTCGAGCTGGAAGATGGTGTAGAGGCTGCCGTCGGGCATCGGCGTGCGCTCCAGCGTCCAGCCGAACAGCGCGCCATAGAACGCCTCGATCGCCGGCTGGTCGTCGGTGGCCAGCTCGAACCAGCACGGAGCCCCCGGAGCGTGGACGAGCGCGGTCATGGCTGACTTCCCCCCGGCTACTGCACAGTCGTTACTGCCAACTTCGTCACGACAGTACGCCCGGGAGCCGCGTCCGTCATTGCGCGCTGCGGCGAGAAAACGGCGTACCCGCTAAGGATGTTCAGCTTCGACGTGGACCCGTTCGCGGCGCAGCAGGTACAGGCCGCTGGCGACGATGATCGCCGCGCCCGCCCAGGTCACCCGGTCGGGCAGCACGCCCCACAGGGTCAGGTCGAGGATCACGCCCCAAATCAGCGCGGTGTATTCCAGCGGCGCGATCAGCGAGGCCTCGCCGAGGCGGAAGGCCTCGGTGACCGCGTACTGGCCGAGCGAGCCGGCCACGCCCAGGCCAAGGATCAGCCACAGGTGTTCGCCGCGCACCGCCACCCAGCCCGGCCACGCCAGCGCGCCGGCGCCGAGGGTCATCAGCACCATCAGCCAGACCATCATCGCCTGGGTGCTGTCGGTGCGCGCCAGCACCCGCACGGTGATCGCGGTAACCGCGTAGCCCAGCGCCGCGGCCAGCACCGCCAGCGCGGCCAGGCTGAGCATGCCCTCGCCGGTCGGCCGCAGCAGCACCAGCACGCCGAGCAGGCCGATGCCGATCGCGACCCAGCGCCGCGGCCCGACCTGTTCGCCGAGCAACGGGCCCGACAGCGCGGTGATCAGCAGCGGCGCGATGAAGAACACCGAGTACGTCGTCGACAGCGGCAGCCGATTCACGCCGTAGACGAAGCTCGCCATCATCCCGATGCCGAGCGCGCCACGCAGCACGTGTAGCGGCCAGCGCACGCGCAGCAGGCTGCGCGCGCCGCCGCTGGCGATGGCCCAGGTCAGCACGAACGGCAGCGAGGACGCGCCGCGCAA
Encoded here:
- a CDS encoding OmpW family outer membrane protein — its product is MIRFRHLTLAMLGALAFAPAAFAQDASTDSASGKRFAIVGGYALTQPTKNPQIAGTRTNLDGDGAPTLSASYFINDNFAVELWGSADKFGHRINSSAGKLGSVDSQPVALSGQYHFRGADSIVRPFVGLGYYQANYTGEKLENGQRLGVDNAKGGIATAGVDLNINPTWFARADVRYMQGSKSDVKLNGLKVGEAELNPVTVGVGIGARF
- a CDS encoding VOC family protein; this encodes MTALVHAPGAPCWFELATDDQPAIEAFYGALFGWTLERTPMPDGSLYTIFQLDGRDVAGTYTLVPGAVVGVDGIGAPHWGVYFRTADCDKAVARAVALGGRMIAAPFELMEHVRMAVCADPEGVVFSLAQQRAHPGADALGVDNAVCWAELATGDIDRAERYYQQLFGWRMRGHPSAPDGYRVFADEQRMLGGLLQMRPEWRDRPPHWSIYLQVQDVDACVQRALDLGGRLESAPFQANSGVRIARLADPRGAAFYVIQFVGDAPA
- a CDS encoding DMT family transporter gives rise to the protein MTAAHPHARRAIFTMLAAVLMFSLMDALLKLLSEHYPPFQVATLRGASSLPFVLTWAIASGGARSLLRVRWPLHVLRGALGIGMMASFVYGVNRLPLSTTYSVFFIAPLLITALSGPLLGEQVGPRRWVAIGIGLLGVLVLLRPTGEGMLSLAALAVLAAALGYAVTAITVRVLARTDSTQAMMVWLMVLMTLGAGALAWPGWVAVRGEHLWLILGLGVAGSLGQYAVTEAFRLGEASLIAPLEYTALIWGVILDLTLWGVLPDRVTWAGAAIIVASGLYLLRRERVHVEAEHP